One part of the Lapillicoccus jejuensis genome encodes these proteins:
- a CDS encoding glycosyltransferase family 2 protein, translated as MKLVVQVPCLNEEETLPLVLSSIPREIPGIDEIVVLVVDDGSSDRTVEVARAHGVTEFVRHARNRGLGRSFHDGVQRALELGADIVVNTDGDNQYPQERITDLVQPILRGEAEIVIADRQVHMVEHFSRGKIALQKLGSSVVNRAAGTELPDAASGFRAYSRESLMLLNTITRFSYCMETIIQAGNKKLRIASIPVTTNPKTRESRLFSSTREHVMKSGMAIVRSYIMYKPYAIFGLLAVVFGVLGLTPFLRYAILLQTDSGGNHIQSLLLGIALLMISFLSAMLGVVSDLIRTNRMLIEDSLEHTKKMRFGIARAEVAAAEAQEESPVRILAG; from the coding sequence GTGAAGCTCGTGGTGCAGGTGCCGTGCTTGAACGAGGAGGAGACCCTCCCTCTCGTCCTGTCCTCGATCCCGCGCGAGATCCCGGGCATCGACGAGATCGTCGTCCTCGTCGTCGACGACGGGTCGAGCGACCGCACCGTCGAGGTGGCCCGCGCGCACGGGGTGACGGAGTTCGTGCGCCACGCGCGCAACCGCGGTCTGGGGCGCTCGTTCCACGACGGCGTCCAGCGGGCCCTCGAGCTCGGGGCGGACATCGTCGTCAACACCGACGGCGACAACCAGTACCCGCAGGAGCGCATCACCGACCTCGTCCAGCCGATCCTGCGTGGTGAGGCGGAGATCGTCATCGCCGACCGGCAGGTGCACATGGTCGAGCACTTCTCCCGGGGCAAGATCGCCCTGCAGAAGCTGGGCAGCAGCGTGGTCAACCGGGCCGCCGGCACCGAGCTGCCCGACGCCGCCAGCGGGTTCCGCGCCTACTCGCGCGAGTCGCTCATGCTGCTCAACACGATCACGCGCTTCAGCTACTGCATGGAGACGATCATCCAGGCGGGCAACAAGAAGCTGCGGATCGCCAGCATCCCCGTGACGACCAACCCCAAGACGCGCGAGTCGCGGCTGTTCTCCTCGACGCGCGAGCACGTCATGAAGTCGGGGATGGCCATCGTGCGGTCGTACATCATGTACAAGCCGTACGCGATCTTCGGGCTGCTCGCCGTCGTCTTCGGCGTCCTCGGGCTGACCCCGTTCCTGCGCTACGCGATCCTGCTGCAGACCGACTCGGGCGGGAACCACATCCAGTCGCTGCTGCTCGGCATCGCGCTGCTGATGATCTCGTTCCTCTCGGCGATGCTCGGCGTGGTCTCGGACCTGATCCGCACCAACCGGATGCTCATCGAGGACTCGCTCGAGCACACCAAGAAGATGCGCTTCGGCATCGCCCGGGCCGAGGTGGCGGCCGCGGAGGCCCAGGAGGAGAGCCCCGTCCGGATCCTCGCCGGCTGA
- a CDS encoding sugar transferase, protein MDRYRVRDLVVAVPALVLSTPAQLVVAAVVAARLGRPVLFRQTRAGRHGEPFRLLKFRTMLDVDEAAGLLTDEQRLTPTGRVLRATSLDELPGLWNVVRGDMALVGPRPLLVDYLPLYSPEQARRHEVPPGLTGLAQVSGRNAVGWAERLRLDVEYVDRRSLALDLRLLCRTVAVVLRREGISADGQATMSRFTGDPGRTA, encoded by the coding sequence GTGGACCGCTACCGCGTCCGCGACCTCGTCGTCGCCGTCCCGGCGCTCGTGCTGTCGACCCCCGCGCAGCTGGTCGTCGCCGCCGTCGTCGCCGCGCGCCTCGGCCGGCCGGTGCTCTTCCGCCAGACGCGGGCCGGCCGGCACGGCGAACCGTTCCGGCTGCTGAAGTTCCGCACCATGCTCGACGTCGACGAGGCGGCGGGGCTCCTCACGGACGAGCAGCGGCTGACGCCCACGGGCCGGGTCCTGCGGGCCACGAGCCTCGACGAGCTGCCGGGCCTGTGGAACGTCGTCCGCGGCGACATGGCCCTCGTCGGCCCGCGCCCGCTCCTCGTGGACTACCTCCCGCTCTACTCGCCCGAGCAGGCACGGCGGCACGAGGTGCCCCCCGGCCTCACCGGGCTGGCCCAGGTCAGCGGCCGCAACGCGGTCGGCTGGGCCGAGCGCCTGCGGCTCGACGTCGAGTACGTCGACCGGCGCAGCCTCGCGCTGGACCTGCGCCTCCTCTGCCGTACGGTCGCCGTCGTGCTGCGACGCGAGGGCATCAGCGCCGACGGCCAGGCCACCATGAGCCGCTTCACCGGCGACCCGGGACGGACGGCGTGA
- a CDS encoding S26 family signal peptidase, whose amino-acid sequence MRSLRVGVVRVTGRSMEPSLHEGDRLVVLYGAPPVRGRLAVVRLPDGPDGPRPVSVKRVTGRAPGEPGSWWVERDNHAEGLDSWTVGGIPRSDVLGVVVGRVPDRLVRLAAPRVTPRVRGGRRG is encoded by the coding sequence ATGAGGTCGCTGCGGGTCGGGGTCGTGCGGGTCACCGGGCGCTCGATGGAGCCGAGCCTGCACGAGGGCGACCGCCTCGTCGTCCTGTACGGCGCCCCGCCGGTCCGCGGCCGGCTCGCGGTGGTGCGTCTGCCCGACGGCCCCGACGGCCCGCGCCCCGTGTCGGTGAAGCGGGTCACCGGGCGGGCTCCCGGCGAGCCAGGGTCCTGGTGGGTCGAGCGGGACAACCACGCCGAGGGCCTCGACTCGTGGACCGTCGGCGGGATCCCCCGCAGCGACGTGCTCGGCGTCGTCGTGGGCCGGGTGCCGGACCGCCTCGTGCGGCTCGCCGCCCCCCGGGTCACCCCCCGTGTCCGCGGCGGACGTCGGGGGTAG
- a CDS encoding 50S ribosomal protein bL37, which produces MSKRARKRRTRKKSGANHGRRPNA; this is translated from the coding sequence ATGAGCAAGCGTGCCCGCAAGCGTCGTACCCGCAAGAAGAGCGGCGCCAACCACGGCCGTCGGCCCAACGCCTGA
- the sodN gene encoding superoxide dismutase, Ni, translating to MFRSLLARLVEPTAEVSAHCDLPCGIYDPVQAKLEAQSVKACMEKVKDNQDPDFVARARTVKEERSDLVKHHLWVLWTDYFKPPHFEKYPQLHQLFNEATKLAGAGGTKASWDVAVADQLLAKIDEIGDIFWETKKAAA from the coding sequence ATGTTCCGATCGCTGCTCGCCCGTCTGGTCGAGCCCACCGCCGAGGTGTCCGCGCACTGCGACCTCCCCTGCGGCATCTACGACCCGGTCCAGGCCAAGCTCGAGGCCCAGTCGGTCAAGGCCTGCATGGAGAAGGTCAAGGACAACCAGGACCCCGACTTCGTCGCCCGCGCCCGCACCGTCAAGGAGGAGCGCTCCGACCTCGTCAAGCACCACCTCTGGGTGCTGTGGACCGACTACTTCAAGCCGCCGCACTTCGAGAAGTACCCCCAGCTGCACCAGCTGTTCAACGAAGCCACCAAGCTCGCCGGCGCCGGCGGGACCAAGGCGTCGTGGGACGTCGCCGTGGCCGACCAGCTGCTCGCCAAGATCGACGAGATCGGCGACATCTTCTGGGAGACCAAGAAGGCCGCGGCCTGA
- a CDS encoding HD-GYP domain-containing protein, which produces MVVCLWLTLVAASTPGPRPVTTSTERWVLVTFLLTIVLGEVNRIRLPGARESAPMSVAGTFGLAMTTMVGLEHVTFGPAICLLTTAVAMLLATGLRLRRHLAPHYTEVAIRFLSVAVVAVGFRWLPLVGGQPLERLDWEERRWLLAVAMVLVSGVAIVAESLLTAAVEAVDHRVPWHAAVSNGLGDIVGLGAALAASGTLIALAERAIGIVAIPVFLLPLALTQFALRRYAGIRETQGQTIRTLSRLTELGGYTRPDHPTRVAHLSVAMARMLGVSSREASSVEYAALLHDIGQLALRTPIPQGATMMAAPADQDRIARDGAEIVRTTGVLADVADILEVQAKPYRHVRELGENIPLAARIIKVANAYDDLAGEHPTSASKAAAVERIHLGLGYEYDPAVVEALERVLDLRRDGSGAVPVAEPTAR; this is translated from the coding sequence GTGGTCGTCTGCCTGTGGCTGACCCTCGTCGCGGCGTCGACACCCGGGCCGCGTCCCGTCACCACCTCGACGGAGCGGTGGGTCCTGGTCACGTTCCTCCTCACCATCGTGCTGGGAGAGGTCAACCGGATCAGGCTCCCAGGCGCGCGGGAGAGCGCTCCGATGTCCGTGGCGGGCACGTTCGGTCTGGCCATGACGACGATGGTCGGCCTGGAGCACGTCACCTTCGGTCCCGCGATCTGTCTCCTCACCACCGCTGTGGCGATGCTCCTCGCTACCGGTCTGCGGCTGCGGCGTCATCTCGCGCCGCACTACACGGAGGTGGCGATCCGCTTCCTCTCCGTGGCGGTCGTCGCCGTGGGTTTCCGCTGGCTCCCTCTGGTCGGGGGTCAGCCGCTGGAGCGGCTGGACTGGGAGGAGCGGCGCTGGCTCCTCGCCGTGGCCATGGTGCTGGTGTCGGGGGTGGCCATCGTCGCCGAGAGCCTGCTCACCGCTGCCGTGGAGGCGGTGGACCACCGCGTCCCCTGGCATGCGGCGGTGTCGAACGGGTTGGGGGACATCGTGGGTCTGGGTGCGGCGCTGGCGGCGTCGGGCACGCTGATCGCGCTGGCGGAGCGCGCCATCGGGATCGTGGCCATCCCGGTGTTCCTCCTCCCGCTGGCGTTGACGCAGTTCGCGCTCCGTCGCTACGCGGGGATCCGCGAGACCCAGGGGCAGACGATCCGCACCCTGTCCCGATTGACCGAGCTCGGCGGCTACACCAGGCCCGACCACCCCACCCGGGTGGCGCATCTCAGCGTGGCGATGGCGCGAATGCTGGGCGTGTCGTCCCGAGAGGCGTCATCGGTCGAGTACGCGGCGCTGTTGCACGACATCGGCCAGCTGGCGCTGCGGACCCCGATACCCCAGGGGGCCACGATGATGGCCGCCCCGGCCGACCAGGACCGGATCGCCCGGGACGGTGCCGAGATCGTGCGGACCACCGGGGTACTGGCCGATGTGGCGGACATTCTCGAGGTGCAGGCCAAGCCGTACCGGCATGTGCGCGAGCTGGGGGAGAACATCCCGCTCGCCGCCCGCATCATCAAGGTCGCCAACGCGTACGACGATCTCGCCGGCGAGCACCCGACGTCGGCCAGCAAAGCAGCAGCGGTCGAACGCATCCACCTCGGGCTGGGCTACGAGTACGACCCCGCCGTCGTCGAGGCGCTCGAGCGCGTCCTCGACCTGCGCCGGGACGGCTCGGGTGCGGTGCCCGTCGCCGAGCCGACCGCGCGCTGA
- a CDS encoding HD-GYP domain-containing protein has product MPADPRATDRGRRRRVQVVVGLTCLVAVVGFAVNLAVVGPPKDLVALGVLAALAVLSHFLRGQGLGFNVTLSFLSIILLACIPTVGPVGASLVGALVYVVEPQRSALRTRVFNTAMAATLGWVGGAAYLLLGGTLTIPLQGAWPLVLHVALPLLAADIVQMTVNALLIAAVLRADAAQPVRVTFFSMVSSSGLAYFGYGAISFLFVTLWFPARVGPFSAVLILAPLFVAQWVINQYVEEVRAHESALSGLVTAAEIKDPASRGHSERVARLAEWMGETLSLSTSQAASLRFAAQLHDIGKVALPTLVVRRGANVGRDDLEVLKRHAEQGVLLLSGIDFLETSLTAIRHHHERWDGRGYPDGLAGEDIPLSSRVIAVADAYDALTTRRPERPSLGTSRAFEAVAARAGTQFDPRIVEALRNALERHRWVPAEVSEDELLMMDGYLDHDDPAASDLMASRIDPQPGPVVTPEQVRS; this is encoded by the coding sequence ATGCCCGCCGACCCCCGCGCCACCGACCGCGGGCGCCGACGCCGGGTGCAGGTCGTCGTCGGTCTCACCTGCCTCGTCGCGGTCGTCGGGTTCGCCGTCAACCTCGCCGTCGTGGGGCCACCCAAGGACCTGGTCGCCCTCGGCGTCCTCGCCGCGCTGGCGGTCCTCAGCCACTTCCTCCGCGGGCAGGGACTCGGCTTCAACGTCACCCTGTCGTTCCTCAGCATCATCCTTCTCGCCTGCATCCCCACCGTCGGCCCCGTCGGGGCGTCCCTGGTCGGTGCCCTGGTCTACGTCGTCGAGCCGCAGCGTTCTGCACTGCGCACACGCGTGTTCAACACGGCCATGGCCGCCACGCTGGGGTGGGTCGGGGGCGCGGCGTACCTGCTGCTGGGCGGCACGCTCACCATCCCCTTGCAGGGAGCGTGGCCGCTGGTGCTGCACGTCGCCCTGCCGCTGCTGGCGGCCGACATCGTCCAGATGACCGTCAACGCCCTCTTGATCGCGGCCGTGCTGAGGGCCGACGCCGCGCAACCAGTCAGGGTCACGTTCTTCAGCATGGTCAGCAGCTCCGGTCTCGCCTACTTCGGGTACGGCGCCATCAGCTTCCTCTTCGTCACCCTGTGGTTCCCCGCCCGCGTCGGGCCCTTCAGCGCGGTGCTCATCCTGGCGCCGCTCTTCGTCGCCCAGTGGGTCATCAACCAGTACGTCGAGGAGGTGCGTGCGCACGAGAGCGCGCTCTCCGGGCTCGTCACCGCCGCGGAGATCAAGGACCCGGCCTCCCGGGGCCACAGCGAGCGAGTCGCTCGCTTGGCCGAGTGGATGGGGGAGACGCTCAGCCTGTCCACGAGCCAGGCGGCCTCCCTGCGCTTCGCCGCCCAGCTGCACGACATCGGGAAGGTGGCCCTCCCGACCCTCGTCGTCCGCCGCGGGGCCAACGTGGGTCGGGACGACCTCGAGGTGCTCAAGCGGCACGCCGAGCAGGGTGTCCTCCTGCTGTCGGGGATCGACTTCCTCGAGACGTCGCTGACCGCCATCCGACATCACCACGAGCGCTGGGACGGGCGAGGCTACCCGGACGGGCTCGCCGGCGAGGACATCCCTCTCAGCAGTCGGGTCATCGCCGTCGCCGACGCCTACGACGCGTTGACCACTCGTCGCCCCGAGCGCCCTTCGCTCGGCACGTCGCGTGCCTTCGAGGCCGTCGCGGCCCGAGCCGGGACCCAGTTCGACCCGAGGATCGTCGAGGCACTGCGCAACGCCCTCGAACGTCACCGGTGGGTCCCGGCCGAGGTGAGCGAGGACGAGCTGTTGATGATGGACGGCTACCTCGACCACGACGACCCGGCGGCCTCCGATCTCATGGCCTCCCGGATCGACCCCCAGCCGGGGCCGGTCGTGACCCCGGAGCAGGTCAGGTCATGA
- a CDS encoding aminotransferase class I/II-fold pyridoxal phosphate-dependent enzyme gives MTRVLLSQADVTVRERDAVAAAVMSGWVAPLGPEVDAFEAEMAERSGVRHALALSSGTAALHLGLLGLGAGPDTVVVVPSLTFAASANAVTYTGATPYFVDSREDDGTISVDLLERALSELRAQGRRVAAVMPVDLLGRTVEHDALRAVAASFEVPVIVDAAESVGATYHGRPAPSFGAVSAISFNGNKIMTTSGGGMLLSDDADLVARARYLSTQARRPVPWYEHTETGYNYRLSNVLAALGRVQLSRLDEMMARRRAIRQRYARAVVDLPGVRVLGPGPGARDDTGDNCWLTALVLDDGARADRLVAALDEADIEGRALWKPMHLQPLFAQAPATLDGTSERLFRTGVTLPSGSSLDDAAVDRVVVVLRHVLGG, from the coding sequence GTGACCCGGGTCCTGCTCTCCCAGGCCGACGTCACCGTCCGCGAGCGCGACGCCGTCGCCGCTGCCGTGATGTCGGGCTGGGTCGCCCCGCTCGGCCCCGAGGTCGACGCCTTCGAGGCGGAGATGGCCGAGCGCAGCGGCGTGCGCCACGCCCTCGCCCTCTCCAGCGGCACCGCCGCGCTGCACCTCGGCCTGCTCGGGCTGGGCGCCGGGCCCGACACGGTCGTCGTGGTGCCCTCCCTCACCTTCGCCGCCTCGGCCAACGCCGTCACCTACACCGGGGCGACGCCGTACTTCGTGGACTCGCGGGAGGACGACGGCACCATCTCGGTCGACCTGCTCGAGCGGGCCCTGTCCGAGCTGAGGGCGCAGGGCCGGCGCGTCGCCGCCGTCATGCCGGTCGACCTGCTCGGACGGACCGTCGAGCACGACGCCCTGCGGGCCGTCGCGGCCTCCTTCGAGGTCCCGGTGATCGTCGACGCGGCCGAGTCGGTCGGGGCGACGTACCACGGCCGGCCCGCGCCCTCCTTCGGCGCGGTGTCCGCGATCTCGTTCAACGGCAACAAGATCATGACCACCTCCGGCGGCGGGATGCTGCTCTCCGACGACGCCGACCTCGTCGCGCGGGCGCGCTACCTGTCGACCCAGGCGCGCCGGCCCGTCCCCTGGTACGAGCACACCGAGACCGGGTACAACTACCGGCTGTCCAACGTCCTCGCGGCCCTCGGACGCGTCCAGCTCTCCCGGCTCGACGAGATGATGGCGCGGCGTCGCGCCATCCGGCAGCGCTACGCGCGGGCCGTGGTCGACCTGCCCGGGGTCCGCGTGCTCGGGCCCGGGCCCGGCGCCCGTGACGACACGGGCGACAACTGCTGGCTGACCGCCCTCGTGCTCGACGACGGGGCGCGGGCCGACCGGCTGGTCGCCGCCCTCGACGAGGCCGACATCGAGGGGCGGGCCCTCTGGAAGCCGATGCACCTGCAGCCGCTCTTCGCGCAGGCGCCCGCGACGCTCGACGGTACGAGCGAGCGGCTGTTCCGCACGGGCGTCACCCTGCCCAGCGGGTCGTCCCTCGACGACGCGGCCGTCGACCGGGTCGTCGTGGTGCTGCGGCACGTCCTGGGGGGCTGA
- a CDS encoding glycosyltransferase encodes MTADPTTGRPTAVVTSTIAMTVATFHRELLRQLADGGYDVLVVTSPGAELDDLRDTAGVRTAGIPMAREIAPRGDLVAARAWWSLLRRERPALVVCATPKASLLGCVVAAVARVPQRLYYCGGLRLEGERGGRRALLAATEWVTGRAATQVVVNSPSLAARAARLRLFRRSTLRRTAPASSHGVDTDHFAPRPPDAGLRERLGLAPDVPTLVLVGRLTHDKGIDALLRALARLEGRAVRAQLVVVGPQDEPDSAHYLDALTRCRTVVVPVDRVADVRPYLALADLHVLPSLREGFPNVVLEAGAMGVATVTTDATGCVDSVRPGVTGLVVPAGDGDALGDAIAELLADPARRAAMGAAARDWVTARFRPADVVASLLGDLVPAPGPTSPVRSR; translated from the coding sequence ATGACGGCGGACCCCACGACCGGGCGACCCACGGCGGTGGTCACCTCGACCATCGCCATGACGGTCGCCACCTTCCACCGCGAGCTGCTGCGCCAGCTCGCCGACGGGGGGTACGACGTCCTCGTCGTCACCTCCCCCGGTGCCGAGCTCGACGACCTGCGCGACACCGCCGGCGTGCGCACGGCCGGGATCCCCATGGCCCGCGAGATCGCCCCGCGCGGCGACCTCGTCGCGGCGCGGGCCTGGTGGTCGCTGCTGCGCCGCGAGCGGCCCGCCCTCGTGGTCTGCGCGACCCCGAAGGCCAGCCTGCTCGGGTGCGTCGTCGCGGCGGTGGCGCGGGTGCCGCAGCGGCTCTACTACTGCGGGGGCCTGCGCCTCGAGGGCGAGCGGGGGGGCCGGCGCGCGCTGCTCGCCGCCACGGAGTGGGTCACCGGGCGGGCCGCCACCCAGGTCGTCGTCAACTCCCCCTCCCTCGCCGCCCGCGCCGCGCGCCTGCGCCTCTTCCGCCGCTCGACGCTGCGCCGGACGGCGCCGGCCAGCAGCCACGGCGTCGACACCGACCACTTCGCGCCGCGCCCTCCCGACGCGGGGCTGCGCGAGCGGCTGGGGCTGGCCCCCGACGTGCCGACCCTCGTCCTCGTCGGCCGGCTCACCCACGACAAGGGCATCGACGCCCTCCTGCGGGCCCTCGCCCGGCTCGAGGGCCGGGCGGTCCGGGCCCAGCTCGTCGTCGTCGGCCCTCAGGACGAGCCCGACTCGGCGCACTACCTCGACGCCCTCACCCGCTGCCGCACCGTCGTCGTCCCCGTGGACCGGGTCGCGGACGTGCGCCCCTACCTCGCCCTGGCCGACCTGCACGTGCTGCCCTCGCTGCGCGAGGGCTTCCCCAACGTCGTCCTGGAGGCGGGGGCCATGGGCGTGGCCACCGTCACGACCGACGCCACCGGGTGCGTCGACAGCGTCCGGCCGGGGGTGACCGGGCTCGTCGTCCCCGCCGGGGACGGGGACGCCCTGGGCGACGCGATCGCCGAGCTGCTCGCCGACCCCGCCCGACGGGCCGCGATGGGCGCGGCCGCCCGCGACTGGGTGACCGCGCGCTTCCGCCCCGCCGACGTCGTCGCCTCCCTGCTGGGAGACCTCGTGCCGGCCCCGGGCCCGACGAGCCCGGTCCGCTCCCGATGA
- a CDS encoding NeuD/PglB/VioB family sugar acetyltransferase, which yields MSDPGDAPAPATPLVVVGAGGMGREVLEVVEAVEASRSAAGLPPAWRLLGVVDDAASAANAALLARRGVTLLGPTAVLDDLAPDVHVVLGVGSGAARASLARATAGRPAATLVHPSATVGVHVALGEGTVVCQGARVTTDAVLGRHVIVNSNAAVAHDCRLGDFVTVNPLAALSGGCTVGDGATIGAHAVVLQGLEVGSGATVGAQACVVRPVPVGAVVKGVPAR from the coding sequence GTGAGCGACCCCGGGGACGCGCCGGCGCCGGCGACCCCCCTCGTGGTCGTGGGCGCCGGGGGGATGGGCCGTGAGGTCCTCGAGGTCGTGGAGGCGGTCGAGGCCTCGCGGTCGGCCGCGGGCCTCCCCCCCGCGTGGCGCCTGCTCGGCGTCGTCGACGACGCGGCCTCCGCGGCGAACGCGGCCCTGCTCGCCCGCCGCGGCGTCACCCTGCTCGGCCCGACCGCGGTGCTGGACGACCTGGCCCCGGACGTGCACGTCGTCCTCGGGGTCGGCAGCGGTGCCGCTCGGGCGTCGCTCGCCCGCGCCACCGCCGGACGACCCGCGGCGACCCTCGTCCACCCGTCGGCGACGGTCGGCGTCCACGTCGCCCTCGGCGAGGGCACCGTCGTGTGCCAGGGGGCCAGGGTCACCACGGACGCGGTCCTCGGGCGGCACGTCATCGTCAACAGCAACGCGGCCGTGGCCCACGACTGCCGGCTGGGCGACTTCGTCACCGTCAACCCGCTGGCCGCCCTCTCCGGTGGCTGCACGGTGGGCGACGGCGCGACCATCGGGGCCCACGCGGTGGTCCTGCAGGGCCTCGAGGTCGGGTCGGGCGCGACGGTGGGGGCGCAGGCGTGCGTGGTGCGCCCGGTCCCGGTCGGCGCCGTCGTCAAGGGGGTCCCGGCGCGATGA
- a CDS encoding polysaccharide biosynthesis protein: MRDQHPYRLAWAAVDAVIWFAAVPLAQWLRYDFAAAKAITTGSVLCGLLCALVHLGFGLALGPYTISHLRASFEEVLDLARAVVLTTVVVLTVVLVAGATSAVVPPTTVPRSVPLVAGAFSVGIMLAARMAVRAVRVARRGGRTDVRRVVVFGAGEGGRQLVRAMLRDPQSTYRPVALIDDSPRKARLTIEGVRVRGSRADLARVAARYDADALVVAVPSADAGLLRDLSERAAACDLPVLVLPAVQDIIGPPTSRDLRDVNLEDILGRRPIDLDATAIAESIVGRRVLVTGAGGSIGSELCRQIARFSPERLILLDRDESALQEVQLSLTGHGLLDSDDIVLADIRDVRTIEGVLERTRPDVVFHAAALKHLPLLERYPHEAWLTNVLGTLNVLTACQRAGVGTVVNISTDKAADPTCVLGYSKRVAERLTASFAATGTGRYVSVRFGNVLGSRGSVIHAFTAQIQAGGPVTVTHPEVERFFMLIPEACQLVLQASAMGGDGEVMVLDMGRPMRILDVARTLVRRSGRHDVRIVFTGLRPGEKLGEDLFSTTEDAALTSHPLVSAVGVPPLAPAAVHGTPPASAQEAGAWMRQVARDHDVPVPAAGNRG, encoded by the coding sequence GTGCGGGACCAGCATCCCTACCGCCTGGCCTGGGCGGCCGTCGACGCGGTGATCTGGTTCGCGGCGGTGCCGTTGGCCCAGTGGCTGCGCTACGACTTCGCCGCCGCGAAGGCGATCACGACCGGCAGCGTCCTGTGCGGGCTGCTCTGCGCCCTGGTCCACCTCGGCTTCGGCCTGGCCCTGGGCCCGTACACGATCTCCCACCTGCGCGCGTCGTTCGAGGAGGTGCTCGACCTCGCCCGCGCCGTCGTGCTCACGACGGTCGTCGTCCTCACCGTCGTCCTCGTCGCCGGCGCCACCTCCGCCGTCGTCCCCCCGACGACGGTGCCGCGCAGCGTCCCGCTGGTGGCCGGTGCCTTCTCGGTCGGCATCATGCTGGCCGCCCGGATGGCGGTGCGCGCGGTGCGGGTCGCCCGCCGCGGTGGGCGGACCGACGTACGGCGCGTCGTCGTCTTCGGGGCCGGCGAGGGCGGCCGGCAGCTGGTGCGGGCCATGCTGCGCGACCCGCAGTCGACGTACCGGCCCGTCGCCCTCATCGACGACAGCCCGCGCAAGGCGCGGCTGACCATCGAGGGGGTCCGGGTCCGCGGCAGCCGCGCGGACCTCGCCCGCGTCGCGGCGCGGTACGACGCCGACGCCCTCGTCGTGGCCGTCCCCTCGGCCGACGCCGGGCTGCTGCGCGACCTCTCCGAGCGGGCCGCCGCCTGCGACCTGCCCGTGCTCGTGCTGCCCGCCGTCCAGGACATCATCGGCCCCCCGACGTCCCGGGACCTGCGCGACGTCAACCTCGAGGACATCCTCGGCCGGCGGCCCATCGACCTCGACGCGACGGCGATCGCCGAGTCCATCGTCGGGCGCCGGGTCCTCGTCACGGGGGCGGGCGGGTCGATCGGCTCGGAGCTGTGCCGCCAGATCGCGCGCTTCTCCCCCGAGCGGCTGATCCTGCTGGACCGCGACGAGTCGGCCCTGCAGGAGGTGCAGCTGTCGCTCACCGGTCACGGCCTGCTCGACAGCGACGACATCGTCCTCGCCGACATCCGCGACGTCCGCACCATCGAGGGCGTCCTCGAGCGCACCCGGCCCGACGTCGTCTTCCACGCGGCGGCGCTCAAGCACCTCCCCCTCCTCGAGCGCTACCCGCACGAGGCCTGGCTGACCAACGTCCTCGGCACCCTCAACGTCCTCACCGCCTGCCAGCGGGCCGGGGTCGGCACCGTCGTGAACATCTCGACCGACAAGGCCGCCGACCCCACCTGCGTCCTCGGCTACAGCAAGCGGGTCGCCGAGCGGCTCACGGCCTCGTTCGCCGCGACCGGCACCGGCCGCTACGTCTCGGTGCGCTTCGGCAACGTCCTCGGCTCGCGCGGCTCGGTCATCCACGCCTTCACGGCCCAGATCCAGGCGGGCGGCCCCGTCACCGTCACCCACCCCGAGGTCGAGCGGTTCTTCATGCTCATCCCGGAGGCCTGCCAGCTCGTCCTCCAGGCCTCGGCCATGGGCGGCGACGGGGAGGTCATGGTCCTCGACATGGGCCGCCCGATGCGCATCCTCGACGTCGCCCGCACGCTCGTCCGGCGCTCGGGCCGTCACGACGTGCGCATCGTGTTCACCGGGCTGCGCCCCGGCGAGAAGCTGGGCGAGGACCTCTTCTCCACCACCGAGGACGCGGCGCTCACGAGCCACCCCCTGGTCAGCGCCGTCGGCGTCCCCCCGCTGGCCCCGGCCGCGGTGCACGGGACCCCGCCCGCCTCGGCGCAGGAGGCCGGCGCCTGGATGCGGCAGGTGGCGCGCGACCACGACGTCCCTGTCCCCGCCGCGGGGAACCGAGGGTGA